The following proteins are co-located in the Gloeocapsa sp. PCC 7428 genome:
- a CDS encoding mechanosensitive ion channel family protein — MNIQAAITAAWNKIGGMIDSFIIMLPNIVLALVVFILFFFAARWLKLLVKRFTRRHRQARNLGMVLGRLAQGTVILLGLFVALSIIVPTFRAGDLVQLLGISGVAIGFAFRDILQNFLAGILILLTEPFKIEDQIVFKNFEGTVENIETRATTIRTYDGRRIVIPNSELFTNSVTVNTAYDARRIEYDVGIGYGDDVDEAKRLMLEAIHSVDDVLRDPAADVLVLELAESSVNIRARWWIKPPRRIDDLNSRDKVISAIKQKLVENGIDLPYPTRQILFHDQTEETDGDRHRQREGWPAGNKEVPKPRSISGSLKRLAEIRASKNGNSSNQNLTADDGK; from the coding sequence ATGAATATTCAGGCAGCAATAACAGCAGCATGGAATAAAATTGGAGGAATGATTGACAGCTTTATCATCATGCTGCCAAACATCGTCTTGGCACTCGTTGTTTTTATCCTATTTTTCTTTGCTGCTCGCTGGTTGAAGTTATTGGTAAAACGCTTCACGCGCAGGCATCGGCAAGCACGAAACTTAGGGATGGTACTAGGGCGATTAGCTCAGGGAACTGTCATTCTCCTGGGGTTATTTGTCGCGCTATCAATTATTGTTCCAACATTTAGAGCCGGAGATTTAGTACAGCTATTAGGTATTAGTGGTGTAGCAATTGGTTTCGCTTTCCGCGACATTCTGCAAAACTTTCTAGCTGGAATTCTGATTCTTTTGACTGAACCATTCAAAATCGAGGATCAAATCGTCTTCAAAAACTTTGAAGGAACGGTGGAAAACATTGAGACACGTGCTACGACAATTAGAACCTACGACGGTCGCCGGATTGTCATTCCTAACTCCGAACTATTTACGAATTCGGTGACTGTTAATACTGCTTATGATGCTCGCCGAATCGAATACGATGTCGGTATCGGCTACGGTGATGATGTTGACGAAGCAAAGCGGTTGATGCTAGAAGCAATTCATAGCGTAGATGATGTTTTGAGAGATCCGGCTGCCGATGTCCTCGTACTAGAACTAGCTGAAAGTAGCGTTAATATCCGCGCTCGCTGGTGGATTAAACCGCCAAGGCGCATAGATGATCTCAATTCACGCGACAAGGTAATTTCTGCCATCAAGCAAAAGCTAGTCGAAAATGGTATCGATTTGCCTTATCCCACACGCCAAATCCTATTCCACGACCAAACCGAAGAGACAGATGGCGATCGCCATCGTCAGCGTGAAGGGTGGCCCGCTGGTAATAAAGAAGTACCAAAACCACGTAGTATCAGCGGTTCTCTCAAGCGGTTAGCCGAAATT